The Oreochromis niloticus isolate F11D_XX linkage group LG2, O_niloticus_UMD_NMBU, whole genome shotgun sequence genome includes a region encoding these proteins:
- the arl13a gene encoding ADP-ribosylation factor-like protein 13A codes for MDIEILLYQFQRRWWPLCTPCSPQVNMFNLMSNCCNWVSKIQEPIRKVTILVVGLDKAGKTSSIRGMLRVANVVESGPTHGCIRHELRVENYLVTLLDVGGSAESRGTWRELYGEAHGIIFVVDSGDRQMIKEVREVLSDLLKQPRVAGKPLLVLANKQDKMNALLSSELIEILSLEKLVNQSRSLCHIEPCSALMDLRRWSDRKTLRGLRWLLRAVCLDYPELCARVAQDSKRPLEPRERERNGKPEKVQRKTKVERIRSSKSDLRKVHRPKDKEKKPKSEGKLQPIRNMLQKDTSLKKKLKTKKKKKTVKVKEGEKDEGPANEHEEEEDGDANEGEQENSGHRDKASSALIPPKKGKLKRKTKVKEETLDVPESPENDEKPLKVKGEKKKKKRVVKVKRKNKINTEEMPAAYSQPVDLSATFDLYRKAILALKERQDQGQ; via the exons ATGGACATAGAAATACTTCT GTACCAGTTCCAGAGAAGATGGTGGCCACTGTGCACACCTTGCTCACCTCAAGTAAACATGTTCAACCTGATGAGCAACTGCTGCAATTGGGTCTCCAAAATACAGGAGCCAATCAG GAAAGTGACCATTCTTGTGGTTGGTCTTGACAAAGCAGGAAAAACATCCTCCATCAGAGGCATGTTAAGAG TCGCCAATGTTGTCGAATCAGGACCCACACACGGCTGCATTAGACATGAGCTCAGGGTGGAGAATTACCTGGTCACACTCTTGGATGTAGGAGGATCTGCAGAGTCCCGTGGCACCTGGAGGGAGCTCTATGGAGAGGCTCATGGCATCATCTTTGTTGTGGACTCTGGTGACAGGCAGATGATAAAGGAAGTCAGGGAGGTTCTTTCAGACCTGTTGAAGCAGCCGAGGGTAGCAGGAAAACCTCTACTAGT ATTGGCCAACAAACAGGATAAAATGAATGCTTTGCTGAGTAGTGAACTGATTGAGATTTTGTCTTTAGAGAAGTTGGTCAACCAGAGCCGCTCTCTGTGCCATATT GAGCCTTGTTCAGCCTTAATGGACCTGCGGCGCTGGTCAGACAGAAAGACTCTGCGAGGCCTTCGCTGGTTGCTGCGAGCTGTTTGTCTGGATTATCCAGAGCTGTGTGCTCGTGTAGCTCAGGACAGCAAAAGGCCTCTGGAGccaagagagagggagaggaatggAAAACCGGAGAAAgtgcaaagaaaaaccaaggtCGAACG AATAAGATCCAGCAAGTCAGATCTGCGCAAGGTTCATCGGCCCAAAGACAAGGAGAAAAAACCCAAGAGCGAAGGAAAGCTGCAACCCATTCGGAATATGCTGCAAAAG GACACTTCACTGAAAAAGAAGCtaaagacaaagaagaagaagaagacagttAAGGTGAAGGAAGGTGAAAAAGATGAGGGACCGGCGAACGAacatgaagaggaagaggacgGTGACGCCAATGAAGGAGAGCAAGAAAACTCTGGTCACAGAGACAAAGCCAGCAGTGCTCTGATCCCTCCGAAAAAGGGCAAACTTAAACGCAAAACAAAGGTGAAAGAAGAGACGCTGGATGTGCCAGAATCACCTGAGAATGACGAGAAACCACTGAAAG ttaaaggagaaaaaaagaagaagaagagagttgtgaaagtgaaaagaaaaaacaagatcaACACAGAGGAGATGCCAGCAGCTTATTCGCAGCCCGTGGACCTTTCTGCAACCTTTG ATCTTTACCGGAAAGCAATACTAGCTCTGAAAGAGCGTCAGGATCAGGGACAGTGA
- the tmem35 gene encoding putative acetylcholine receptor chaperone has translation MASPRTITIVALSFALGLFFVFMGTIKLTPRLSKDAYDEMKRAYKSYAKALPGLKKIGISSVLLRKIIGSLEVGCGVVLTLVPGRPKDVANFLLLLVMLAVLFFHQLVGDPLKRYAHALVFGILLTCRLLIARQSDDRPEREDSREEQHINDQEKNKVKQS, from the exons ATGGCTTCACCAAGGACAATAACCATTGTGGCTCTTTCTTTTGCTCTGGGTTTATTTTTCGTGTTTATGGGAACCATTAAGCTCACCCCGAGACTAAGCAAAGATGCATACGACGAAATG aaAAGGGCATACAAGAGTTATGCCAAAGCATTGCCGGGCCTGAAGAAGATCGGGATCAGCTCAGTCCTGCTACGTAAGATCATTGGCTCTCTGGAGGTGGGCTGTGGGGTGGTTCTCACCCTCGTGCCGGGCCGGCCGAAGGACGTAGCCAACTTCTTGCTGCTGCTTGTCATGCTGGCTGTGCTCTTCTTTCACCAGCTAGTAGGAGACCCCCTGAAACGGTACGCCCACGCTCTAGTCTTTGGTATTCTGCTCACCTGCCGATTGCTCATTGCTCGCCAGAGTGATGACCGGCCAGAAAGAGAGGACAGCAGAGAGGAACAGCACATCAACGATCAGGAAAAGAACAAGGTCAAGCAGTCTTAA
- the cenpi gene encoding centromere protein I isoform X1, translated as MAATQNLSDSDQSSVSDQSVSSRSGNRSIRVAEKERRKNEAEDPFVLSLKYFSDVEAGTPFHGNDKLEKNLVQVEKVAYSQGLPPEAVSIMLEFAMSLRMGTSACVRVLKCLIPASVVPQEAVVRAVVWLSIGKMPISTQVLFIKWVLTVFDMIDAKDQLRAIYGFIFNFVTDENLCPFICHLLYLLTRKESVRVFRVRKLLELQSKLGRQPFLLHLLSLYKVFCPELVTLSIPSRMKSGFKNHISPWKSALIAVQKRNGLQGAFSNSLVFTHKDKTNPRKRKHCHLEFPDLIPALNKEARSEQSSSRRVVPLVQLHSFAQLLENMHRIELPAQMGSLLGSSLALQYLDCVQDESALLRLNFWLGYAFHEEFLFCGDGGPSQTSEEALQFLNKLLSAQHFLQEGFSSSEVFLYKFLNVWDGSLLRPQILGLLSNIPVVPSSQIRRLLFEPLMQLFFTSSLFFKCGLMECLNNMLLKWLTWHSIYALEDDLDISLNSHTSINMTLSGFKDSVMELIHFVGRLASVGLQLEGCHCLLLSFVLDFYETVCDTFLKYGLPLIVMPPAGVFYPALFATDPVSVDRLAYIMHRYKVNLTSAKSQEKVTEQVFHISRQTFREFNHYVVVMVNCLWNSRMFHPGMGVQLGEELLLKSNVSQYGSSFDLVHHPAFMSYAVNFHQKCWPGKKDMDLNSIKHSKPWSWYLEYLFTQGYDGLKHFVQSNISWQLKEDDGQGDAQQR; from the exons ATGGCAGCAACGCAAAATCTGTCGGATTCAGACCAGTCGTCTGTAAGCGATCAATCTGTGTCCAGTCGGAGTGGTAACAGAAGTATAAGAGTTGCAGaaaaggagaggaggaagaacgAGGCGGAGGACCCGTTTGTTTTATCTCTGAAATACTTCTCTGACG TTGAAGCAGGGACTCCTTTTCACGGGAATGATAAGCTGGAGAAGAACCTGGTGCAAGTGGAAAAGGTGGCCTATAGTCAGGGACTTCCCCCAGAAGCAGTTTCTATTATGCTGGAGTTTGCCATGAGCCTCCGTATGG GGACTTCTGCATGTGTCCGGGTGCTCAAGTGTCTGATTCCTGCCTCTGTGGTGCCACAGGAGGCTGTTGTTCGAGCAGTGGTTTGGCTGAGCATTGGCAAGATGCCCATCAGTACTCAG GTTCTTTTCATAAAGTGGGTATTGACTGTATTTGATATGATTGATGCAAAGGACCAGCTACGAGCAATTTATGGCTTCATCTTCAACTTTGTCACAGATGAAAATCTG TGTCCTTTCATCTGCCATCTCTTGTACCTTTTGACCAGAAAGGAAAGCG TGCGAGTCTTCAGAGTCAGGAAGCTACTGGAACTACAGTCTAAACTG GGAAGACAGCCTTTCCTCCTGCACCTACTGTCACTTTACAAAGTGTTTTGCCCTGAACTGGTGACACTCTCCATTCCATCACGGATGAAG AGTGGGTTTAAGAACCACATTTCTCCCTGGAAATCAGCATTGATTGCTGTCCAGAAGAGGAACGGTTTGCAAGGCGCTTTTAGCAACAGTCTGGTCTTCACTCACAAGGATAAAACCAACCCAAGAAAAAGG AAACACTGCCACCTGGAATTTCCTGATTTGATTCCTGCACTGAACAAAGAGGCTCGGTCTGAGCAGTCCTCCAGCAGAAGGGTGGTCCCACTGGTGCAGCTCCACTCTTTTGCTCAGCTGTTGGAAAATATGCATCGTATAGAG CTGCCTGCTCAGATGGGCTCGCTGCTGGGTTCCAGTCTGGCACTGCAGTACCTGGACTGTGTGCAGGATGAGTCTGCCCTCCTTCGCCTCAATTTCTGGTTAGGCTACGCTTTTCATGAGG AGTTTTTATTCTGTGGCGATGGAGGACCCAGCCAGACTTCAGAAGAAGCTCTCCAGTTTTTGAACAAGTTGCTGTCTGCACAGCACTTTCTGCAG GAGGGCTTTTCCAGTTCAGAGGTTTTCCTCTATAAATTTCTGAATGTTTGGGACGGCTCACTACTCCGTCCACAGATCCTCGGCCTGCTGAGCAACATTCCGGTTGTTCCAAGTTCCC AAATCAGAAGGCTTCTGTTTGAGCCTCTCATGCAGCTTTTCTTCACATCCTCGCTGTTTTTCAAG TGTGGCCTGATGGAGTGTCTTAACAATATGCTGTTGAAGTGGTTGACCTGGCACTCCATTTATGCTCTGGAAGACGACCTGGACATCAGCCTCAACAGCCACACGTCCAT AAACATGACTCTGTCGGGGTTTAAGGATTCGGTGATGGAGCTGATTCACTTTGTGGGTCGACTGGCCTCTGTGGGCCTTCAGCTTGAAGGTTGTCACTGTCTCCTCCTCAGCTTCGTTCTGGACTTCTATGAGAcg GTTTGTGACACATTTCTGAAGTATGGCCTCCCCCTCATAGTGATGCCTCCAGCTGGAGTCTTTTACCCAGCCCTGTTTGCCACTGACCCCGTCAGCGTGGACCGACTGGCCTACATCATGCACAG GTACAAAGTGAACTTGACATCAGCCAAGAGCCAAGAGAAAGTGACAGAG CAGGTGTTTCACATCAGCCGCCAGACTTTCCGTGAGTTCAACCACTACGTCGTCGTCATGGTCAACTGCCTGTGGAACTCCAGAATGTTTCATCCAGGAATGGGCGTACAGCTGGGAGAGGAGCTGCTTCTCAAGAGTAACGTGTCACAGTACGGGTCGAGCTTCGACCTCGTCCACCACCCCGCTTTCATGAGCTACGCAGTCAACTTTCACCAGAAG TGTTGGCCGGGGAAAAAGGACATGGACCTCAATTCCATAAAG cacTCCAAGCCATGGAGTTGGTACCTGGAGTATTTGTTCACTCAGGGCTATGACGGCCTTAAACATTTTGTTCAGAGTAACATCAGCTGGCAGCTGAAAGAAGACGATGGTCAGGGTGACGCACAGCAGAGGTAG
- the cenpi gene encoding centromere protein I isoform X2, translating to MAATQNLSDSDQSSVSDQSVSSRSGNRSIRVAEKERRKNEAEDPFVLSLKYFSDVEAGTPFHGNDKLEKNLVQVEKVAYSQGLPPEAVSIMLEFAMSLRMGTSACVRVLKCLIPASVVPQEAVVRAVVWLSIGKMPISTQVLFIKWVLTVFDMIDAKDQLRAIYGFIFNFVTDENLCPFICHLLYLLTRKESVRVFRVRKLLELQSKLGRQPFLLHLLSLYKVFCPELVTLSIPSRMKSGFKNHISPWKSALIAVQKRNGLQGAFSNSLVFTHKDKTNPRKRKHCHLEFPDLIPALNKEARSEQSSSRRVVPLVQLHSFAQLLENMHRIELPAQMGSLLGSSLALQYLDCVQDESALLRLNFWLGYAFHEEFLFCGDGGPSQTSEEALQFLNKLLSAQHFLQEGFSSSEVFLYKFLNVWDGSLLRPQILGLLSNIPVVPSSQIRRLLFEPLMQLFFTSSLFFKCGLMECLNNMLLKWLTWHSIYALEDDLDISLNSHTSINMTLSGFKDSVMELIHFVGRLASVGLQLEGCHCLLLSFVLDFYETVCDTFLKYGLPLIVMPPAGVFYPALFATDPVSVDRLAYIMHRYKVNLTSAKSQEKVTEVFHISRQTFREFNHYVVVMVNCLWNSRMFHPGMGVQLGEELLLKSNVSQYGSSFDLVHHPAFMSYAVNFHQKCWPGKKDMDLNSIKHSKPWSWYLEYLFTQGYDGLKHFVQSNISWQLKEDDGQGDAQQR from the exons ATGGCAGCAACGCAAAATCTGTCGGATTCAGACCAGTCGTCTGTAAGCGATCAATCTGTGTCCAGTCGGAGTGGTAACAGAAGTATAAGAGTTGCAGaaaaggagaggaggaagaacgAGGCGGAGGACCCGTTTGTTTTATCTCTGAAATACTTCTCTGACG TTGAAGCAGGGACTCCTTTTCACGGGAATGATAAGCTGGAGAAGAACCTGGTGCAAGTGGAAAAGGTGGCCTATAGTCAGGGACTTCCCCCAGAAGCAGTTTCTATTATGCTGGAGTTTGCCATGAGCCTCCGTATGG GGACTTCTGCATGTGTCCGGGTGCTCAAGTGTCTGATTCCTGCCTCTGTGGTGCCACAGGAGGCTGTTGTTCGAGCAGTGGTTTGGCTGAGCATTGGCAAGATGCCCATCAGTACTCAG GTTCTTTTCATAAAGTGGGTATTGACTGTATTTGATATGATTGATGCAAAGGACCAGCTACGAGCAATTTATGGCTTCATCTTCAACTTTGTCACAGATGAAAATCTG TGTCCTTTCATCTGCCATCTCTTGTACCTTTTGACCAGAAAGGAAAGCG TGCGAGTCTTCAGAGTCAGGAAGCTACTGGAACTACAGTCTAAACTG GGAAGACAGCCTTTCCTCCTGCACCTACTGTCACTTTACAAAGTGTTTTGCCCTGAACTGGTGACACTCTCCATTCCATCACGGATGAAG AGTGGGTTTAAGAACCACATTTCTCCCTGGAAATCAGCATTGATTGCTGTCCAGAAGAGGAACGGTTTGCAAGGCGCTTTTAGCAACAGTCTGGTCTTCACTCACAAGGATAAAACCAACCCAAGAAAAAGG AAACACTGCCACCTGGAATTTCCTGATTTGATTCCTGCACTGAACAAAGAGGCTCGGTCTGAGCAGTCCTCCAGCAGAAGGGTGGTCCCACTGGTGCAGCTCCACTCTTTTGCTCAGCTGTTGGAAAATATGCATCGTATAGAG CTGCCTGCTCAGATGGGCTCGCTGCTGGGTTCCAGTCTGGCACTGCAGTACCTGGACTGTGTGCAGGATGAGTCTGCCCTCCTTCGCCTCAATTTCTGGTTAGGCTACGCTTTTCATGAGG AGTTTTTATTCTGTGGCGATGGAGGACCCAGCCAGACTTCAGAAGAAGCTCTCCAGTTTTTGAACAAGTTGCTGTCTGCACAGCACTTTCTGCAG GAGGGCTTTTCCAGTTCAGAGGTTTTCCTCTATAAATTTCTGAATGTTTGGGACGGCTCACTACTCCGTCCACAGATCCTCGGCCTGCTGAGCAACATTCCGGTTGTTCCAAGTTCCC AAATCAGAAGGCTTCTGTTTGAGCCTCTCATGCAGCTTTTCTTCACATCCTCGCTGTTTTTCAAG TGTGGCCTGATGGAGTGTCTTAACAATATGCTGTTGAAGTGGTTGACCTGGCACTCCATTTATGCTCTGGAAGACGACCTGGACATCAGCCTCAACAGCCACACGTCCAT AAACATGACTCTGTCGGGGTTTAAGGATTCGGTGATGGAGCTGATTCACTTTGTGGGTCGACTGGCCTCTGTGGGCCTTCAGCTTGAAGGTTGTCACTGTCTCCTCCTCAGCTTCGTTCTGGACTTCTATGAGAcg GTTTGTGACACATTTCTGAAGTATGGCCTCCCCCTCATAGTGATGCCTCCAGCTGGAGTCTTTTACCCAGCCCTGTTTGCCACTGACCCCGTCAGCGTGGACCGACTGGCCTACATCATGCACAG GTACAAAGTGAACTTGACATCAGCCAAGAGCCAAGAGAAAGTGACAGAG GTGTTTCACATCAGCCGCCAGACTTTCCGTGAGTTCAACCACTACGTCGTCGTCATGGTCAACTGCCTGTGGAACTCCAGAATGTTTCATCCAGGAATGGGCGTACAGCTGGGAGAGGAGCTGCTTCTCAAGAGTAACGTGTCACAGTACGGGTCGAGCTTCGACCTCGTCCACCACCCCGCTTTCATGAGCTACGCAGTCAACTTTCACCAGAAG TGTTGGCCGGGGAAAAAGGACATGGACCTCAATTCCATAAAG cacTCCAAGCCATGGAGTTGGTACCTGGAGTATTTGTTCACTCAGGGCTATGACGGCCTTAAACATTTTGTTCAGAGTAACATCAGCTGGCAGCTGAAAGAAGACGATGGTCAGGGTGACGCACAGCAGAGGTAG